The DNA window TTTCTGGAGAAATATCGGACGGGCCTTGGAAGGGACAACCGCCCGGGGAAGGTGGGGCCTCGGGAAGACGGTTTTTCAAGCCTCCTCAAGGATCAACTCCTTTTTTGGGTTGACGATCAGGAGGCAACCCCCTGCCAAACTCCTCATGGGGCAGTCCGTCTTAAAAATCCACTGGTGTGACGGGTCGAAATACGGCCCTTACGGATATTTCGGCCTTTTCGAGGGGGATTTTGCACTTCCTTGCGAAGACCCGAAATTCATCGAAACCTTCTCCAATGACTTCTGCCTCTGCCGCAAAGAAGAACCGGGGCTTTCGATCGTCGTGCCTTTCCCTGAGAAGGAACTCACTCCCGGGGAGGTCCTCCGAGCGGTGGTGAACCAGTATTTCTTCCCCATCCTGTCCGGAGACCTTGCGGTCACGGTGGTGGAGGGAAACCGCGAGCAGGAATTGAGCCGTCTCAGTATCCTCCGTTTCGTCGAAAATAGCAACCTCCCTGATCGGGATTCGATCCGGCGGAGGTTGGAATTTGCAAAATGGGCCATCGAGCTTCCGGAAGAGTCCTGTGCCTCCTTAAAAGAACCCCCGGTAGATCAAGGCCCTAAATGGGACGAGAACCTATTCGAGCCCGAACAATTGACCCGCCTCCGGAGGAGCCTCGACGAAGGGGAACGTATAGCCCTCCGGGTCCCCCTCTGGGTCAAAAAGGAGGCAGGGGAGCTTCAGCGTTCCTTCTTCAAGGTCTACCTCGAAAGAGACCATTACCTCGAACCGGGTGAGGACTTCTTCATCAGGGATGGAATCACCATCACCGGTGTCTCCTCCCTCAGGCAGGGAGGGATGCGGGTGATCGTCACGGTCTCTGACAGGCCTCTCTCTAGGCTTCTGGGCGATTCGGAAAACCCGGCTCATACCGAATGGCAGGAACGATCCCCTAAATTTAGAGGCCGTTATGTTCGAGGCCCTTCCTGTTTGCGTTTCGTCAAAAACAGTCCAAAGGAGATCGTTAAGATCCTCTCCAAACCGGCTGAAGGCCGAGACGCCGACCTCCTCAGAGAGCTTTTTTATCTCGAGCTCCCAAGAAGCCAGGCTGCGCCGGGTTCAAGAATGAGGCCAACAAAATATACCGGAAGCGATGGCCCTGAGGGAGGGGTGGGGCCTCAAGGGGTGAGCGCCGATCGATTCCTCTTCCTCCAACGAACGGAGCAAGGATTTCGACTCTCCGCCCTTCCCCATGCCGATATCCTTCCGAAAGAGATCGAGGTGGAGATGGCTTATGACGTCCGGCAGGGCAATCCCTTTCATCGCTACAGCCCGCTCGATTTCGAACTGAACAAACCTCCCATCAAGATCAAGGGGAGGGGGGTTAAGGTCTCCATCTCAAAACCCAACAGGCTCCACGTAGTGATAGAGGAGAGGGGGTTCCAGCTCTTGGTAACCGGTTTCGATCCGAACCGGGATTTGAAGATCCGGACGACGACCTCTCTGGATCTGGATGGGATGCTATGATCCGAAGGTTCAATTATACGGGAAGGAAGAGGATCCCAAGGCCGAAACTCTCGTTCTCGCTCCGTAAGAGTTCGAAAAACACCCTTTCTTTCGATGCCTCCATCGATTTCACGAGCCTCGACCTCCCAGGAAGTGCCCAGATCTACATCGAAGCTTACCGGAGGGCCTATTTCCAAAGGTTCGCCTGCGGGACTGTCTCGGCCCCCAGGTTTCCGGTCAACTCCCCCCTCGAGGGCCTCGATCCCGACGCCCTGGTTCTTTTTCGGGTTAAGGTTGTGGACCGGAAGGGGAGGATCCTGGCCTCGGCCGATAGCATCCGTCCCAAACGGAAAGAAGAAGACGAGGGCGCGAGGGAGTCCCTCCTTCCCGTCGAATTCGTCGACCTTGGAAATCTCGTCTGGCGCCTCGACCTCGAGGGAGACCTTCCCATCCTCCAATTGAACAAACGGGTCGAAAATATAAGGGAAATCGCCCGTTCCGATGGCCACTTTCTCGGCCTGGTCTATCCCGAAGTCTTCCGCCAAATCCTCTTGAAGATCGTCGTAGAAGAGGATTGCAATGATCCCGATGCCGAGGCCGGGGACGAAGTGGAAGGGATGGGCCAGTGGCTCAGGTTCGCCATTCAGGTCCTGGGAAGAAGGCATCTCCCTCCTCCGGGACAGTCGGAGCCCGCAAGGCAACAGAAGCTGAGGTGGATCGACGAAGTGGTCGAGGCCTTCTGCTCGAATCACCAGGTTCTCGAACGATTTGTTAAAGAGCAGAGGCCAAAAGGTAAATGATGGCCGAGATACTTCGAAGATTAAACCAAAAGGGAATCCTGGAGTTCAGGAATTTTTTAGGTAGCCTCCGCCAGGGCTCAAAGCTTCCCGTTCCGAAGGAGCTTCTGACGGATCCCTCGACCTCCTTAAAGCTTCCGAAGAGCCCATCGGTCGAAAACCATCTCTTCAAAACCAAGTTGGAGATGGTGAGGTACCTCGATGAAGTGTTACAGGGCTTTTCCTTTTCTCAGATCGATCAGGACGTCGGCCTCTGGAGCTGGCTCTCCCTCTACTATTTCGACCAGTTATGTTTAAAAACGAGATCCGGCCAGTGGCTTTGCAATCAAGATTACCGTTATATCCTCGACCTCGACGATAGGCGGTATTATCGCCATCTCATGGCCGGCCCCTATTCGGTTTTCAAGCTTCATAAGGACCGGGCCCCATTGCTGATGGCAGGTCCCTTGTATCATCTCAACCGATTTTACGAAGAGATCTTTTCCCGAAAGGGTTTGATGGCCAACCCGGGCGTCATCGAGGCAGCCCACCTTCTCTATTTCGATCCAAAGGGAGGTAAACCGAAGCGGGGAGGGGCCTCCCGAATCCAAAAACCAGGGGGGCTTCGCCGTTTCATCGACGTCGTTCAGCAGCTCGACCTTACCTATGACCTTTACAGTATGAAGGGGGAGGAGGTGGTGGCCCTTCTTCCCCAAGAATTCGATGTGTGGCGCGCCCAGCCCGACTCGAACGGGCGACCTGCGGATTCGTAGTCCGACGCTCTATCCAACTGAGCTATGGGCGCACCTTTTATTTCTTCGGAGGGGATGGAGTGGGAAGGATCTCTACCTGAGAGGCCACATTTTGCCCCCTTTTCAAAAAATAGGTGACCCTCACTCTCTCACCAACGGCGGGCAGGCGAGAAGGGACGTAAACGGTGCGCCTGCCGACGGCGAAGCTCATCGTCTCTCCTTTATCTCCTTGCACACCGAGGGTGCCTCTATGGATACTCACTACTTTCCCAGTAAAGTTGAAAAATTGCTGGGCGGAGACCTCATCCTGTCCAAGGGCAAGAGCCATAAAGAACCCTGTGACTGCAAAGAAGATCGCCCCTTTTTTAAGAAGATGCTTCATATCCTCGCTCCTTTCTCCCCCTGATCGACCGAAATGATCCAACATGATTCTGTGGGATTGCCAGAGACAAGGATGGGTCTCCTCGCTCCGCCTCCCCCGCCTTAGGCGGGGTCGCCGAACCCATTCCCCTAACCGGGGAAGGGTTCTCATCCCTAAATCCCCTGAAAACCACTTAAAAGATGTTCTGGCGGAGAGAGAGGGATTCGAACCCTCGGTCCCGATTTTAGTCGGAACACACGATTTCCAGTCGTGCCCCTTCGGCCTCTCGGGCATCTCTCCGTTGCTTAATCCTTATTTATTGGATTTATTGGCGGAGGGAGTAGGATTCGAACCCACGGGGCTTTCGCCCAGCGGTTTTCAAGACCGCCGCCTTAAACCACTCGGCCATCCCTCCGTCCCCTGAAACTATTTCGCCCTTCACTTTTTGACGATCCGATCTACCCCATCCATATAGGGTCGTAAGACCTCCGGGATCAGCACGCTTCCATCGGCCTGTTGATAATTCTCCAAGATGGCCACGAGCGTTCTCCCCACGGCCAACCCGGATCCATTGAGGGTATGAACATACTCCGTCTTTGATTTGCCAGCAATACGGTACCGAATCTTTGCCCTTCTGGCCTGAAAATCCTCGAAGTTGCTGCAGGAGGAGATCTCCTTGAAGGTCTCCTGGCCCGGAAGCCAGACCTCGATGTCGTAGGTCTTGGAGGCCGAAAAACCGAGGTCCCCTGTACAGAGGTTCACCACCCGATAGGGAAGGTTCAGTCGCCTCAAAACCTCTTCGGCATCGCGGAGCAGTTTCTCCAGCTCATCGTAAGAATCTTCCGGCTTGGTAAATTTAACCAGCTCCACCTTGTTGAACTGGTGCTGCCGGATCAATCCCCGGGTATCCTTTCCGTAAGAGCCAGCCTCCTTCCTGAAACAGGGAGTATAGGCGGTGTAATAAAGAGGGAGCTCCTTCTCCTCCAAAACCTCATCCTGATGGATATTGGTTACGGGCACCTCTGCCGTTGGAATCAGAAAGTAGTCCATCCCCTCGACCTTAAAGAGCTCTTCTTCGAATTTTGGAAGCTGCCCTGTCCCGGTCATGGTCACCCGGTTGACCATAAAGGGAGGGAGGACCTCCCGGTAGCCGTGCTCCCGGGTGTGGAGATCCAGCATGAAATTGATAAGGGCCCTCTCCAGCTTCGCCCCGAGGTCCCGGTAAAGGGTGAATCGGGCCCCGGCGATCTTGACCCCTGCCTTGAAATCGAGAATCCCGAGCTCTTCCCCGATCTCCCAATGGGGTCTCGGTTTGAAATCGAACTTTGGGATCTCGCCCCACCGCCTCACTTCTACATTTTCAGAAGAGTCTTTTCCAATCGGCACCGATACATGGGGG is part of the Thermodesulfobacteriota bacterium genome and encodes:
- the serS gene encoding serine--tRNA ligase; its protein translation is MLEARYIREHLEEVKARLATRGQNIALDRFVAIDAERRRALQEWERLRALQKKVSEEVSQKKKEGEDATDLIAEMKKVSQELKALDDVVQEKERALQDLLLTLPNLPHVSVPIGKDSSENVEVRRWGEIPKFDFKPRPHWEIGEELGILDFKAGVKIAGARFTLYRDLGAKLERALINFMLDLHTREHGYREVLPPFMVNRVTMTGTGQLPKFEEELFKVEGMDYFLIPTAEVPVTNIHQDEVLEEKELPLYYTAYTPCFRKEAGSYGKDTRGLIRQHQFNKVELVKFTKPEDSYDELEKLLRDAEEVLRRLNLPYRVVNLCTGDLGFSASKTYDIEVWLPGQETFKEISSCSNFEDFQARRAKIRYRIAGKSKTEYVHTLNGSGLAVGRTLVAILENYQQADGSVLIPEVLRPYMDGVDRIVKK